In the Staphylococcus sp. IVB6240 genome, one interval contains:
- a CDS encoding efflux RND transporter permease subunit translates to MVKKLIDFSLSNKFAITLMVLLVILGGVFASYKMKLELLPDTEPPMLTITTAMPGATPETVMKEVSDPIDEAVRGMADVSSVKTESLANASLITVNFNEQTDMDKAEQEIDKTLKKLEFDEGVEKPEIQRNSFYAFPVVAYSILHENNDIEKSTKEVENNLIPKLQEIDGVQRATVNGQTSRQVNVEFDDKKLGAAGLNQKQVIDYIEAATKEVPLGLFQFGDTEKSIVINGQFASVEALENMEIPLAIAQQQGGEGQSAPSASQAPSSNNAQQASVTLKDVAKVSLVSERESVSRTNGKDAVDIQVVKAQDANTVAVAKEVDKTIDRFVKQHPELKSIQIMDTAKPIQDALNTMIEKALIGSIVAVIVIMLFLRNFRMTAISVVSIPLSILIAMIALKLTDVSLNILTLGALTVAIGRVIDDSIVVIENIYRRLTRSDERLSGDGLIVSATKEVFIPIMSSTIVTIVVFAPLAFVTGMVGEMFRPFAYAVTFSLLASLLVSITIVPVLGSVFFKRGLSNKKTEHVGTVGRYYKRILGWSLDHKWIVMLVSTLLLVGSIGLGAMKVGTSFISTGEDKFMALTYSPKPGETEESVLKHAEEVERYLQKNKYVENVQYSVGGASPVDPTGSTNSMALMVKYDTKTPKFDEEPQRVLKHISTYKHPGDWKNLDMSTGVSSNEVTVQVTGPSPERIEGTVAKVEKEMQKVNGLTNVKSDLAKTYEQFKVKVDSKKAGEYGITAGQLAMMLNENVPDTTVTKVKEEKQTYDVVVKQEKETEWTQQKLEETPLPSATGDTLKLSDIATLEKATTPNKLIKESGDYSTTVTGKITNDDVGAVSQDVMKMLDKIEQPDDVKTSMGGTNEDIESAFTQLGLAMLAAIMIVYLVLVLTFKGGLAPFTILFSLPYTVIGVVLALIATGETLSVPSMIGMLMLIGIVVTNAIVLIDRVINNEAAGMPMKEALLEAGGTRIRPILMTAIATIGALLPMLFGQDSSVLISKGLAATVIGGLLSSTLLTLVVVPVIYEVLFTIKNKLTKKSENIDVR, encoded by the coding sequence GTGGTTAAAAAACTCATTGATTTTTCATTATCTAATAAGTTTGCCATTACACTGATGGTATTGCTTGTGATATTAGGTGGCGTTTTTGCAAGCTATAAAATGAAACTAGAATTATTGCCAGATACAGAACCACCTATGTTGACGATCACAACAGCTATGCCAGGTGCCACACCTGAAACAGTGATGAAAGAAGTGAGCGATCCGATAGACGAAGCGGTTCGTGGGATGGCAGATGTATCAAGTGTTAAAACAGAATCCCTTGCGAATGCATCATTGATAACTGTTAACTTCAACGAACAAACAGATATGGACAAAGCAGAGCAAGAGATTGATAAAACATTAAAAAAATTAGAATTTGACGAGGGCGTTGAAAAGCCAGAAATTCAACGTAACTCATTTTATGCATTCCCAGTGGTTGCATATTCAATTTTGCACGAAAATAATGACATCGAGAAGAGTACGAAAGAGGTAGAAAATAATCTCATTCCAAAACTTCAGGAAATTGATGGTGTCCAACGTGCGACTGTAAATGGTCAAACAAGTCGTCAAGTGAATGTTGAATTTGATGATAAGAAGTTAGGTGCTGCAGGATTAAATCAAAAGCAGGTTATTGATTATATTGAAGCGGCAACCAAAGAAGTACCACTTGGCCTTTTCCAATTTGGCGATACGGAAAAATCAATCGTTATTAATGGTCAATTTGCTTCAGTAGAGGCATTAGAAAATATGGAAATTCCACTCGCTATTGCACAACAGCAAGGTGGAGAAGGTCAAAGTGCACCTTCAGCAAGTCAAGCACCATCAAGTAATAATGCACAACAAGCGTCAGTGACATTAAAAGATGTCGCAAAAGTATCATTGGTCAGTGAACGTGAATCCGTATCACGTACCAATGGCAAGGATGCTGTAGATATTCAAGTGGTGAAGGCGCAAGATGCGAATACAGTTGCAGTAGCGAAAGAAGTCGACAAAACAATCGATCGTTTTGTGAAACAGCATCCAGAATTAAAATCAATTCAAATTATGGATACAGCAAAACCAATTCAAGATGCTTTGAATACAATGATCGAAAAAGCATTGATAGGCTCTATCGTAGCAGTGATCGTGATTATGCTATTCTTACGTAATTTCCGTATGACAGCGATCTCAGTGGTCTCAATTCCATTGTCGATTTTAATCGCCATGATCGCATTGAAACTGACAGATGTTTCACTTAATATTCTAACGTTAGGTGCCTTAACAGTAGCCATTGGTCGTGTGATTGATGACTCGATTGTTGTTATTGAAAATATATATCGACGACTGACAAGATCGGATGAACGTTTGAGTGGAGATGGACTGATCGTCTCAGCAACGAAAGAAGTATTTATTCCAATCATGTCATCAACAATTGTAACGATTGTTGTGTTTGCACCGTTAGCCTTTGTAACCGGTATGGTTGGAGAAATGTTCCGTCCATTTGCTTACGCCGTTACGTTTAGTTTATTAGCATCATTGCTTGTATCTATTACAATTGTGCCTGTCTTAGGTTCTGTATTTTTCAAACGTGGGTTATCAAATAAAAAGACAGAACATGTTGGCACAGTGGGTCGCTATTATAAGCGTATTCTGGGTTGGAGTTTAGATCATAAATGGATTGTAATGCTTGTAAGCACACTACTATTAGTAGGTAGTATCGGTTTAGGTGCGATGAAAGTAGGGACAAGCTTCATCTCAACAGGTGAAGATAAATTTATGGCACTTACGTATTCTCCAAAACCAGGCGAAACAGAAGAAAGTGTACTGAAACATGCAGAAGAAGTAGAACGTTACTTACAAAAAAATAAATATGTAGAAAATGTTCAATACTCTGTAGGTGGTGCTTCACCCGTAGACCCAACAGGTAGCACTAACAGTATGGCATTGATGGTCAAATATGATACAAAAACGCCTAAGTTTGATGAAGAACCACAGCGTGTATTAAAGCATATTTCAACTTATAAACATCCAGGTGATTGGAAAAACTTAGATATGAGTACAGGTGTTTCTTCTAATGAGGTCACTGTACAAGTGACAGGACCTTCGCCAGAACGTATAGAAGGTACCGTTGCTAAAGTTGAAAAAGAAATGCAAAAAGTGAATGGCTTAACGAATGTGAAGTCTGACCTTGCTAAAACATATGAACAGTTTAAAGTGAAAGTAGATTCTAAAAAGGCTGGGGAATATGGTATCACAGCCGGTCAATTAGCGATGATGTTGAATGAAAATGTACCGGATACAACAGTCACTAAGGTGAAAGAAGAGAAGCAAACTTATGATGTTGTTGTCAAACAAGAGAAAGAAACAGAGTGGACACAACAGAAACTTGAAGAAACACCATTGCCATCTGCAACAGGAGACACTCTGAAACTAAGTGATATTGCAACACTTGAGAAAGCAACAACACCAAATAAATTGATCAAAGAAAGTGGCGACTATTCAACAACGGTAACAGGTAAAATTACCAATGATGACGTCGGAGCAGTTTCTCAAGATGTAATGAAGATGTTGGATAAAATTGAACAGCCAGATGATGTGAAAACATCAATGGGTGGTACAAATGAAGATATTGAGTCAGCATTTACACAATTAGGTTTGGCAATGCTTGCAGCGATTATGATTGTATATCTTGTCCTTGTATTAACATTTAAAGGTGGCTTAGCACCATTTACCATCTTATTCTCACTTCCATATACAGTAATTGGTGTGGTATTAGCACTAATTGCGACAGGAGAAACATTATCTGTACCAAGTATGATCGGGATGTTGATGTTAATTGGTATTGTCGTAACAAATGCCATCGTACTCATTGATCGTGTGATTAATAACGAAGCAGCTGGTATGCCAATGAAAGAGGCATTATTAGAAGCGGGAGGCACAAGGATTCGTCCGATCTTAATGACAGCCATTGCCACAATCGGAGCGTTATTACCAATGTTATTTGGACAAGACAGTTCTGTACTGATTTCTAAAGGTTTAGCAGCAACTGTTATTGGTGGTTTGTTATCATCAACACTTTTAACATTAGTCGTTGTACCAGTTATTTATGAAGTACTCTTTACGATTAAAAATAAGTTAACAAAAAAGTCTGAAAACATTGACGTACGTTAA
- a CDS encoding lipid II:glycine glycyltransferase FemX, with the protein MKLMNITDQAHDAFVKAHPNGDLLQLTQWGETKKLTGWYTKRIAVGENGNIHGVAQLLFKKIPRTPFTLCYASRGFVVDYSDQRAVKTLLVEAIKLAKQEKSYTIKIDPDVEVEQGMTTVQDLKALGFKHKGFKDGLSKDYIQPRMTMITPIDKSDDELIKSFQTNNRTKVRASMKRGTTVEIAGRDQLSIFADLMKETGERDGFLTRDVSYFETIYDALHPDGDAELFLVKLDPKHVLEVLNAEKAELKAEEAALLEKNQENKKVRNKLKEVQRNLPKKQEAISEMEALAEKHPDGLYLSGALLMFCGKKAYYLYGASSNQYRKFMPNHHMQISMMQYAREKGATTYDFGGTDNAPDKDSDHYGLWEFKRMWGTYLSEKIGEFDYVLNPILYRMIEQFKPQLTQLKIKVVRKIKERKK; encoded by the coding sequence ATGAAATTGATGAACATTACGGATCAAGCGCATGATGCGTTTGTAAAGGCGCACCCAAATGGAGATCTGTTACAGTTAACGCAATGGGGCGAAACAAAAAAATTAACAGGCTGGTATACGAAGCGTATTGCAGTTGGAGAAAATGGTAACATTCACGGTGTTGCACAGTTGTTATTCAAAAAGATTCCACGCACACCTTTTACGTTGTGCTACGCATCAAGAGGATTTGTCGTAGATTATTCTGATCAACGTGCGGTTAAAACATTACTAGTTGAAGCGATTAAACTAGCAAAACAGGAAAAATCTTACACAATTAAAATCGATCCGGATGTTGAAGTAGAACAAGGCATGACAACTGTTCAAGATTTAAAAGCATTAGGATTTAAGCATAAAGGTTTTAAAGATGGTCTATCAAAAGATTATATTCAACCACGTATGACAATGATTACACCGATTGATAAGTCAGATGATGAACTCATCAAAAGTTTCCAAACAAACAACCGTACCAAAGTACGTGCATCTATGAAACGTGGTACAACAGTTGAAATTGCTGGACGTGATCAATTAAGCATTTTTGCTGATTTGATGAAAGAGACAGGTGAACGTGATGGCTTTTTAACGCGTGATGTGTCATACTTTGAAACAATTTATGATGCACTTCATCCAGATGGTGATGCAGAGCTATTTCTTGTTAAGCTTGATCCTAAACATGTATTGGAAGTGTTGAATGCAGAAAAGGCAGAGTTGAAGGCTGAAGAAGCAGCACTTTTAGAAAAGAATCAAGAAAATAAAAAAGTCCGTAACAAATTGAAAGAAGTACAACGTAATCTACCAAAGAAACAAGAAGCTATTTCTGAGATGGAAGCGTTGGCTGAGAAACACCCAGATGGACTCTATTTATCAGGGGCATTACTTATGTTCTGTGGTAAAAAAGCATATTATTTATACGGTGCTTCATCTAATCAATACCGTAAATTCATGCCAAACCATCACATGCAGATTTCAATGATGCAATATGCACGTGAGAAAGGTGCAACAACGTATGACTTTGGTGGTACAGATAATGCACCTGATAAAGATTCGGATCACTATGGTTTATGGGAATTCAAACGTATGTGGGGAACATACCTCAGTGAAAAAATTGGAGAGTTCGACTATGTGTTGAACCCAATCCTTTATCGTATGATTGAACAATTCAAACCACAATTAACACAATTAAAAATCAAAGTCGTTCGTAAAATTAAAGAGCGCAAAAAATAA
- a CDS encoding VOC family protein has translation MVDIEFDHMIHYIDGLAHFEFPGKYLEIQKGGRHENLGTFNRLVHINLSYIELIDIFDQGKIKRQSKTQEGKYSFATSLIENGYKQGFKKICFRTHDIHKLKEDFLARGLEVVGPVDMTRQNKKGNEIHWQLLYVNNHDFDVMMPFFIQWGKTDEEREADLRDTFQTQLEIDMIEFHSHQRQTMSENWQKWFDMEVVEKTGKYTILESPAKKVKFKIVEGKDDRIEGVHFLDSTISAPVLIRTRGASYHFQQKLG, from the coding sequence ATGGTCGATATCGAATTTGATCATATGATTCATTATATAGATGGTTTGGCACACTTTGAATTTCCTGGGAAATATTTAGAAATTCAAAAAGGGGGTCGCCATGAAAATTTAGGGACATTTAACCGACTTGTTCATATTAATTTGAGCTATATAGAATTGATCGATATTTTTGATCAAGGTAAGATTAAACGCCAATCCAAAACACAGGAAGGGAAGTACTCTTTTGCGACATCTCTTATTGAAAATGGCTATAAACAAGGCTTTAAAAAGATATGTTTTAGAACACACGATATTCATAAACTAAAAGAAGACTTTTTAGCGCGTGGTCTTGAGGTTGTAGGCCCTGTAGATATGACGCGTCAAAATAAAAAAGGCAATGAAATTCATTGGCAATTACTTTATGTAAATAATCATGATTTTGATGTGATGATGCCGTTCTTTATTCAATGGGGAAAAACAGATGAAGAAAGAGAAGCAGATCTGAGAGATACCTTCCAAACACAGTTAGAAATTGATATGATAGAGTTTCACTCACATCAACGTCAAACGATGAGTGAGAATTGGCAAAAATGGTTTGATATGGAAGTTGTTGAAAAAACGGGTAAGTATACGATTCTTGAAAGTCCAGCGAAGAAAGTGAAGTTCAAGATTGTAGAAGGAAAAGATGACCGTATTGAAGGGGTTCATTTCCTAGATTCAACAATTTCAGCACCTGTTTTAATTAGAACACGAGGTGCAAGTTATCACTTCCAACAAAAACTAGGATAA
- the moaA gene encoding GTP 3',8-cyclase MoaA, with translation MTTQILDKLGRPIRDLRISVTDRCNFRCDYCMPKEIFGDDYAFLPKNELLTFEEMVRVTRIYAELGVKKVRITGGEPLLRRDLDQLIAQINDIEGIEDIGLTTNGLLLKKHGQKLYDAGLRRINVSLDAIDDELFQSINNRNIKASTIIDQIDYAVSIGFEVKVNVVVQKGVNDDQIVPMVAFFKDRDVTIRFIEFMDVGNDNGWDFSKVVTKDEMLSMIQEAFEIEPVAPRYYGEVAKYYRHVGAKSKFGLITSVSESFCSTCTRARLSSDGKFYGCLFSSVEGYDVRGLLRSEASDEAVKEELKGLWHIREDRYSDERTEQTVKNRRKKKINMNYIGG, from the coding sequence ATGACAACACAAATATTAGATAAATTAGGTCGACCGATACGTGATTTGCGCATTTCCGTTACGGACCGTTGTAACTTCCGCTGTGATTACTGTATGCCTAAAGAAATCTTCGGTGATGACTATGCCTTTTTACCTAAAAATGAATTGCTAACTTTTGAAGAAATGGTCCGAGTAACACGCATTTATGCAGAACTCGGTGTTAAAAAAGTTAGAATTACAGGTGGGGAACCATTGTTACGACGTGATTTGGATCAATTGATTGCGCAAATCAATGACATTGAGGGCATTGAAGATATTGGTTTGACAACAAATGGTTTATTGTTAAAAAAACATGGTCAGAAGTTATATGATGCAGGGTTACGACGTATTAACGTCAGTCTAGATGCGATTGATGATGAACTCTTCCAATCGATCAATAATCGAAACATCAAAGCTTCTACCATTATCGATCAGATTGATTATGCGGTTAGTATTGGCTTTGAAGTCAAAGTAAACGTCGTTGTTCAAAAAGGTGTGAATGATGATCAAATCGTACCAATGGTTGCTTTCTTTAAAGATAGAGATGTGACAATTCGTTTTATTGAATTTATGGACGTAGGTAATGATAACGGTTGGGACTTTAGTAAAGTAGTCACAAAAGATGAAATGTTGTCCATGATACAAGAAGCCTTTGAAATAGAGCCGGTTGCACCAAGATACTATGGAGAAGTAGCGAAGTATTATCGCCATGTTGGTGCGAAGTCGAAATTTGGTTTGATCACAAGTGTTTCAGAATCATTTTGTTCAACATGTACGAGAGCGCGGTTATCATCTGATGGTAAGTTTTATGGTTGCTTATTTAGTTCGGTTGAAGGGTATGATGTCAGAGGTTTATTGAGAAGTGAAGCATCTGATGAAGCTGTGAAAGAGGAATTAAAAGGTTTATGGCATATTAGAGAAGATCGCTATTCTGATGAAAGAACAGAACAGACGGTGAAAAATAGACGTAAAAAGAAAATTAATATGAATTATATTGGTGGTTAA
- the mobA gene encoding molybdenum cofactor guanylyltransferase MobA produces MKAIILAGGQSTRFGTPKAFAAIQGEVFYKRLIRTLQSTNIFSEIIISSNAQLAEQFEDVRVVIDETSQKDKGPLAGIYSVMQQDDEDLYFVISVDTPMVSQKAISHLYQFMVANLIESHLDIAGFASDGYPIPTIAFYHRRVQPIIDDVLQTDDLSMKHVYEQVSSEWLDVSEIDSPAYWYRNVNTPDDLNRLEQELTE; encoded by the coding sequence ATGAAAGCCATTATATTAGCGGGCGGCCAATCAACACGATTTGGCACTCCAAAAGCATTTGCAGCGATTCAAGGAGAGGTTTTTTACAAGCGACTGATTCGTACGCTGCAATCAACGAATATATTCAGTGAGATTATCATCAGTAGTAATGCACAATTAGCAGAACAATTTGAAGATGTGCGTGTTGTGATTGATGAAACATCACAGAAAGATAAAGGACCACTTGCTGGGATATACAGTGTGATGCAGCAAGATGATGAAGACCTCTATTTTGTTATTTCAGTAGATACACCGATGGTCAGTCAGAAAGCCATCAGCCACCTGTATCAATTTATGGTCGCAAACTTGATTGAATCACACCTTGATATTGCTGGTTTTGCGTCGGATGGCTATCCTATTCCAACGATTGCTTTTTATCATCGACGTGTTCAACCTATCATTGATGACGTGTTACAAACAGATGATTTGAGCATGAAACATGTGTATGAACAAGTATCATCTGAATGGTTAGATGTCAGTGAAATTGACAGTCCAGCTTACTGGTATCGCAATGTGAATACCCCAGATGATTTAAATAGACTAGAACAAGAGCTGACAGAATAA
- the moaD gene encoding molybdopterin converting factor subunit 1 — protein MKILYFAEIKEKLDRAEDTFHFDYEISVTELKKHLYETYPVIQGKSFQVAINEEFVQGDAVVRPNDIVALIPPVSGG, from the coding sequence ATGAAAATATTGTATTTTGCAGAGATAAAAGAAAAGTTAGATCGTGCAGAAGATACATTTCATTTTGATTATGAAATAAGCGTAACTGAATTAAAAAAACATTTATATGAGACATATCCTGTGATTCAAGGGAAGTCTTTCCAAGTGGCAATTAATGAAGAATTTGTACAAGGAGATGCGGTTGTCCGACCGAATGATATTGTCGCATTAATTCCACCGGTCAGCGGAGGTTAA
- a CDS encoding molybdenum cofactor biosynthesis protein MoaE — translation MKQFEVTTAPIEPEQYRQWTLNEKQGAVVVFTGHVREWTKGIRTEHLEYEAYVPMAEKKLAQIGDEISERWPGTVTAIVHRIGALEISDIAVCISVSSPHRKDAYAANEYAIERIKEVVPIWKKEIWEDGAEWQGHQRGYHEDVVKKGDTPS, via the coding sequence ATGAAACAATTTGAAGTGACAACTGCCCCGATTGAACCAGAACAATATCGTCAGTGGACATTGAATGAAAAGCAAGGTGCTGTTGTCGTATTTACAGGGCATGTCCGTGAGTGGACGAAGGGCATTCGTACAGAACATCTTGAATACGAGGCATACGTCCCAATGGCAGAGAAGAAGCTCGCGCAAATTGGTGATGAAATTAGTGAGCGCTGGCCTGGTACAGTGACTGCTATCGTTCATCGTATTGGCGCACTAGAAATATCTGATATAGCAGTGTGTATTAGTGTGTCTTCACCTCATCGAAAAGATGCCTATGCAGCGAATGAATACGCAATAGAGCGTATTAAAGAAGTGGTGCCTATCTGGAAGAAAGAAATCTGGGAAGATGGTGCTGAATGGCAAGGGCATCAGCGTGGCTATCACGAAGATGTGGTCAAGAAAGGAGATACGCCATCATGA
- the mobB gene encoding molybdopterin-guanine dinucleotide biosynthesis protein B translates to MILQIVGYKNSGKTTLMGHTVQQLKNWGHSVVTVKHHGHIGEEITLPDASVDHMRHFEAGADQSIVQGHDYVETIQRNHYPTIETLLSECVTMDDSIILIEGYKQATYPKVIVYQNKEDLTALRQLENVQFSMQWQSDGFDYASYDTWLKAWIREGEGEIR, encoded by the coding sequence ATGATTTTGCAAATTGTGGGCTATAAAAACAGTGGTAAAACGACGTTAATGGGCCATACCGTTCAACAATTAAAAAATTGGGGACACTCAGTTGTGACAGTAAAGCATCATGGGCATATCGGTGAAGAGATTACGTTGCCTGATGCGTCAGTTGATCACATGCGCCATTTTGAAGCAGGGGCAGATCAAAGCATTGTTCAAGGACATGACTATGTTGAAACGATTCAACGCAATCATTATCCAACAATTGAGACTTTGTTGTCTGAGTGTGTTACGATGGACGACAGTATTATTTTAATTGAAGGCTATAAACAGGCAACCTATCCCAAAGTGATTGTCTATCAAAATAAAGAAGATTTAACTGCATTACGCCAATTAGAAAATGTACAATTTTCAATGCAATGGCAGTCAGACGGATTCGATTATGCAAGCTATGATACATGGCTGAAAGCATGGATTCGAGAAGGTGAAGGAGAGATAAGATGA
- the glp gene encoding gephyrin-like molybdotransferase Glp — MPVEKRHPIPVKEAIHRVLQQDIYTTSERMSLYECEGYILAEDIVATYDIPRFDKSPYDGFAIRSEDSQGASQDQRIAFQVIDHIGAGTVSSKTLQPGQAVRIMTGAQIPGGADAVVMLEQTVETEDGFMLRKSFEHLENISLKGEETATGDIVLHKGQRINAGAVAVLATFGYSEVPVFRKPTAAIIATGSELLEVEDELEPGKIRNSNGPMIAALLQKEGVQVERYRIQIDDYESSLAVVKSALEQHDMVITTGGVSVGDFDYLPDIYRALEAEVLFNKVAMRPGSVTTVAVAQGKYLFGLSGNPSACYSGFELFTKPAIYHMMGATRYYPAIVRATLMADFKKANPFTRFVRADVTMTGREMTVKPSGFNKSGAVVSIAHSNGMMMLPGGTRGYQVGHEVDVLLTSPETYQQELYL; from the coding sequence ATGCCAGTCGAAAAGAGACACCCAATTCCAGTGAAAGAAGCAATTCATCGCGTATTACAACAAGATATTTATACAACATCTGAACGTATGAGTTTATATGAGTGTGAAGGGTATATACTTGCTGAAGATATCGTTGCTACGTATGATATCCCACGTTTCGATAAATCACCTTATGATGGTTTTGCAATTCGTAGTGAAGATTCACAAGGAGCAAGTCAAGATCAGCGTATTGCATTTCAAGTCATCGATCATATTGGTGCGGGGACGGTTTCCTCAAAAACGTTACAACCAGGGCAAGCTGTACGCATTATGACTGGGGCACAAATTCCAGGTGGTGCAGATGCAGTTGTGATGCTTGAACAAACAGTTGAAACAGAAGATGGATTTATGTTACGTAAGTCTTTCGAGCATTTGGAAAATATCTCACTGAAAGGTGAAGAGACAGCAACAGGAGACATTGTGTTACACAAAGGACAACGCATCAATGCGGGGGCAGTCGCGGTACTAGCAACATTTGGCTATTCAGAAGTACCTGTTTTTCGTAAACCAACTGCTGCAATTATCGCAACAGGCAGCGAATTATTAGAAGTAGAAGACGAATTAGAACCAGGGAAAATTCGTAATTCAAATGGTCCGATGATTGCCGCATTATTACAAAAAGAAGGCGTACAAGTAGAACGCTATCGCATACAAATTGATGACTATGAGAGTAGTCTAGCAGTGGTTAAATCAGCACTTGAGCAACATGACATGGTGATTACAACGGGTGGTGTATCGGTAGGTGATTTTGACTACTTACCTGATATTTATCGTGCGCTTGAAGCGGAAGTGTTGTTTAACAAAGTAGCTATGAGACCGGGAAGTGTCACAACAGTTGCTGTTGCACAAGGAAAATATTTATTTGGACTTTCAGGTAACCCTTCTGCTTGTTATTCAGGCTTTGAGTTATTCACGAAACCAGCCATTTATCATATGATGGGTGCCACACGCTATTATCCAGCAATTGTCCGTGCAACATTGATGGCTGACTTCAAGAAAGCCAATCCATTTACACGTTTTGTACGTGCAGATGTCACAATGACAGGCAGAGAAATGACTGTGAAACCATCAGGATTTAATAAGTCTGGTGCCGTAGTATCCATTGCACATAGTAATGGTATGATGATGCTGCCAGGTGGTACGAGAGGCTATCAAGTTGGGCATGAAGTAGACGTACTATTAACATCACCAGAGACGTATCAACAGGAGCTGTATTTATGA
- the moaC gene encoding cyclic pyranopterin monophosphate synthase MoaC translates to MSEFTHINKQGNAKMVDVSDKSITKRTAIARSSITVNHTIYQQIAENTNKKGNVLNTAQIAGIMAAKNTSSIIPMCHPLPISGVDVAFDWDNSDDQFILQIETTVSTTGRTGVEMEALTAASATALTIYDMCKAVDKGMIIGETYLVKKTGGKSDFQR, encoded by the coding sequence ATGTCTGAATTTACTCATATTAATAAACAAGGAAATGCTAAAATGGTAGATGTTTCTGATAAGTCTATTACGAAAAGAACTGCGATTGCACGTTCAAGCATTACTGTCAATCATACGATCTATCAACAGATTGCAGAAAATACAAATAAAAAAGGAAATGTCCTAAACACTGCTCAAATAGCGGGTATTATGGCTGCTAAAAATACTTCATCTATCATTCCAATGTGTCATCCACTTCCAATATCAGGTGTTGACGTTGCTTTTGATTGGGATAACTCAGATGATCAATTTATTCTTCAAATCGAAACAACTGTTTCAACAACTGGACGTACCGGCGTTGAAATGGAAGCATTAACAGCCGCTTCTGCTACAGCCCTAACTATTTACGACATGTGTAAAGCTGTCGATAAAGGCATGATCATTGGCGAAACATACCTTGTCAAAAAGACGGGCGGCAAGTCTGACTTCCAACGTTAA
- a CDS encoding molybdenum cofactor biosynthesis protein B, with product MHTNVKLDRDIRCAVLTVSDTRTVETDKGGQLVKSLLETINTEIQPDHYAIVKDDKGEIRAQLDKWLAEDVEVIVTTGGTGIAPRDVTIETVAPMLTKEIEGFGELFRYLSYVEDVGTRALLSRAVGGTIDNKLIFCLPGSTGAVKLGLNKLILPELNHLIHEMNK from the coding sequence ATGCATACAAATGTAAAGTTAGATAGAGATATACGCTGTGCTGTATTAACAGTATCAGATACACGTACAGTTGAAACAGATAAAGGCGGACAATTGGTTAAATCATTATTAGAAACGATTAATACAGAGATTCAACCTGATCATTACGCTATCGTGAAAGATGATAAAGGTGAGATTCGAGCACAACTTGATAAATGGTTAGCAGAAGATGTTGAAGTGATTGTTACAACAGGTGGCACAGGTATCGCACCACGTGACGTGACGATTGAAACAGTCGCACCTATGCTGACTAAGGAAATAGAAGGTTTTGGCGAACTGTTTAGATATTTGAGCTACGTAGAAGATGTGGGAACACGTGCCTTATTATCTCGTGCAGTTGGCGGTACGATTGATAATAAGCTTATCTTCTGTTTACCAGGTTCTACAGGTGCTGTAAAACTTGGTTTAAATAAATTAATATTGCCAGAATTAAATCATCTCATCCATGAAATGAATAAATAA